CGTGGCGCTCTTCGACGCCGCGGCCGCCCACCAGGACGCCCTGCCGGCCTCGGGACCCGATGCCTTCCTCGACGCGGTCGCCGGTCAGTCCGTCGCCGCGGACTCCCTGGCCGCGCGCAGCCCCGACCCCGATGCGGTGGCCCTGGTGACCCCGCAGACGGCTGCCGGCCACGAGTGGCACACCGTCGTCGTCGCCGGCGTGCAGGAGGGCGTCTGGCCCGACCTGCGCCTGCGGGGCTCCCTCCTCGGCTCGGAGAGGCTCGTCGACGTCGTCACCGGCCGGGACGGTACCGGTGCGGGGGCGGCTGCGGCCGTCCGCCACGACGAGACCCGGCTCTTCCACGTCGCCCTGACCCGGGCCACCGAGCGGGTCCTCGTCACCGCGGTCGCTGCGGAGGACGAGCAACCCTCGGTCTACCTCGACCTCGTCGACCCCCTGCCGGACGACGGCGTCCGGCGCGCGCCGAGCGACGTCCCGGCACCGCTCGATCTCACCGGTCTCGTCGCGCAGCTGCGTCAACAGCTCTCGTCGCAGGACGAGGCGGCCGTGGCCCGGGCAGTCGCCCGACTGGCCCACCTGGCCGCGGCGGGTGTGCCCGGTGCCTCCCCTTCGTCCTGGTGGGCGTTGCGGGAGCTCAGCGACACCCGGGCCGTCCGTGGCCACGACGAGCCGGTCGGGGTCAGCCCGTCCAGGGTGGCGCTCTTCTCCGAGTGCGGCCTGCGCTGGCTGCTGCAGTCCTCGGGGGGCGAGGGCCCCAGCTCACCCTCGGCGGAGGTCGGCACCCTGATCCACGCCATCGCCCACGATCTCGGCGATGCAGGCGAGGATGCCTTCCAGGCGGAGCTCGAGCGGCGGTGGCCGTCCCTGGGCATGGCACCCGGGTGGGTCACGGACCAGAAGCTCCAGCGGGCGCGCAGGATGGCGCATTGGCTGGCGCAGTACCACCTGAGGGCAGCGAACGAGGGGTGGCGACCGGTCGCGACGGAGGAGAGCTTCCGCGTGGAGCTGGGCCGTGCGGTGCTACGCGGCAATGTCGACCGGCTCGAGGTGGACGCCGACGCACGCGTGCGGGTCGTCGACTACAAGACCGGCTCGTCCGCGCCCACGGCCAAGGACCTGGCCGAGCACCCGCAGCTGGGCGCCTACCAGGTGGCGATCAGCGAAGGCGGCTTCCGCGAGCACGGGACGCGGGGCGCCGGCGCGGCCCTCGTCCACCTGGGCAAGGCCCGCAACGACTCGAACGCCGTGCAGGAGCAGACGCCGATCAGCGACGCCGACGAGCCGCGGCACTTCCACGACCTGATCACCGGGACGGCCGACGGGATGGCCGCGGCCACCTTCGCCGCCCAGCCGGAGGAGGCGCGGTGCCGGATCTGCCCGGTCCGCTCCTCCTGCCCGGCCCATGACGAAGGGGGGCGGTTGCGATGACCCGGTCACCGAGGATCGGAGCAGTCGAGCTCGCACGCGCGCTGGGGCAGGAGCACCCACCGACTCACGAGCAGCGCGAGATCATCGAGGCCCCGCTCGAGCCGCTGCTCGTCGTCGCGGGTGCCGGCTCGGGCAAGACCGAGACCATGACCGCTCGAGTCGTCTGGCTCGTGGCCAACGATCTCGTCGCGCCCGAGGAGGTCCTCGGGCTGACCTTCACGCGCAAGGCGGCGGGCGAGCTCGCCGAGCGGGTCGTGCGGCGCCTGGCGACCCTGGAGCAGACCGGGGTGTGGACACCTCCGCAGGGGGTTGAGGCCGACGCTCTCGGGGGGACGCCGACGATCTCGACGTACCACTCCTACGCCGGTCGTCTCGTGCGCGAGGGCGCCCTGCGGCTCGGCTACGAGAAGGACTCCCGCCTCCTGTCGGAAGCCGCGAGCTGGCAGCTCGCCCACGAGGTGGTCCTGGCCTGGGACGGGCCCATGGAGGAGATCGACAAGGTCGAGTCGACGGTGACCAACGCGATCATCTCGCTGGCCGGCGAGATGGCCGAGCACCTGTGCACGCCCCAGGACATCGAGGACTTCGCCCGACGCGCGCTCGCCCACCTCGAGGGCGTCGCCGCCTCGGACAAGGACTTCACCAAGGACTACCGCGGCAAGGTCCTCACCCCGATGGCCGAGCAGCGGCTCATCCTGCCGATCGTCGAGCGCTACCGCCAGATCAAGCGCGAGCGGTCCGTGATGGACTTCGCCGACCAGATGGCGCTCGCTGCGGCGTTGGCCTCGCGCTTCCCCGACATCGGTCAGGCCGAGCGGGACCGCTTCCGGGTCATCCTGCTCGACGAGTTCCAGGACACCTCGGAGGCCCAGCTGGTGCTCATGCGCGAGCTCTTCGCCCCGGCCGAGGGGACGCCGGCCGCGGTCACGGCGGTCGGCGACCCGCACCAGTCGATCTACGCCTGGCGCGGGGCGAGCGCCACGACCCTGGAGAACTTCCCGAGGTTCTTCGCGACGACCGGGGCGCAGGCGCCGGTCAGGCACCTGTCGACCAGCTGGCGCAACGACGAGACGATCCTCGAGGTGGCCAATGTCGTCGCCGGTCCCCTGGGCGCGACGAGCGGCGTCCCGGTGACCTCCTTGCGTCCTCGTCCGGGCGCCGGACGCGGGCAGGTCCAGGCGGTGCGGGCCGAGACCGCCCACGACGAGGCCGGGCAGGTCGCGGACTGGATCCAGATCCGGCGGGGCGCCGGCGACGGGGGCGCCTCCCGCCGCAGCGCGGCGGTCCTGTGCCGCAAGCGGAGCCAGTTCACCCTCATCGCCGAGGCGCTCGCGGTGCGCAACATCCCGCACGAGGTCGTCGGCCTCGGTGGACTGCTCCTTACTCCCGAGGTGGCCGACGTCATCTCCCTGCTGACCATCGTGCAGGACCCGGCACGCGGTGACCGGCTGATGCGGCTGCTCACCGGCGCCCCGGGGCTGCTCGGCCCGGCCGACCTCGACGGGTTCGGCGCGTGGGCCAGGCACCTCGGGAAGCAGGCCGTCGCCGGCTCCTGCGAGGCCGGCGCCGCCGACGCAGGAGTGCCGCCGGGACCGGACGACGTCGTGACGATCGTCGATGCCCTGGACCAGCTGCCCGAGCCGGGCTGGTTGGGGGAGTCGGGGCAGTCGATCTCGGCCGCCGCACTGCAACGGCTGCAGCACATCGGCGCGATGGTCTCCCGCCTGCGCCGGGGGGCCGGCATGCCGTTGCCCGATCTCGTCGGCGAGGCCGAGCGTGAGCTGGGCGTCGACGTCGAGGTCCTCTCCCGTCCCGGCTGGTCGCCTGCGGCCGCCCGGGCCCACCTCGACGCCTTCGCCGATGTCGCGGCGCAGTTCGCCGCCAGCGCGGATCGACCGACCCTCGGTGGCTTCATCGACTGGATCGAGGCGGCCGTCGAGCAGGAGCGGGGCCTCGAGGCGCCGGTCGTCGAGCCGACGAAGGACGCCGTCCAGATCCTCACCTGCCACGCCGCCAAGGGGCTCGAGTGGGACGTCGTCGCCGTCCCCGGCCTCTCCGAGGGAGTCTTCCCCGCACACGCCTCGCGGTCCTCCTTCAAGGAGGGCACGTGGACCCTCGGGCAGGTCAACGAGTCGGGTTGGATCTCCGGTCTCGACGGGGTCCCCTATCCCCTGCGAGGTGACCGCGACGGGCTGCCACACCTCGATCTGTCGCTCGGCGAGACCAAGCCACTGCAGGAGGAGCTCAAACGCTATCGCGCCGCGGGCGGCGAGCACGGGCTGCTCGAGGAGCGACGCCTGGCCTATGTCGCCTGCACGCGGGCGCGGAGCCAGCTGCTGCTCGGATCATGGGTGTGGGGCGCGACCGGGCAGCAGCCCCGGCTGCCCTCCCGCTTCCTCGACGAGATGCGCACCACCGGCGTCGTGGAGACCCTCGACTGGGCCGAGATGCCGGAGACCAAGGACGTGCGCAACCCTGCGCTCGAGGTCGCTCGCCAGGTCATGTGGCCGGTCGACGAGCAGGCTCCCGAGCATCCGCACCTGGCCGCGGCCGCGGACGGGATGGGATCGGAGACCCAAGTGGACCTCGGGGCGGATCCGCTCGACGAGCAGATGCGGATCCTGCTCGAGGAGCGCGAGCGGCGTCGCCGAGCTCGCGGGGAGGACGCCCACGTCGAGCTGCCGGCACACCTGTCGACCTCGCAGCTGGTCTCGCTCGCGCGGGACCCGGAGGCCTTCGCGCTCGATCTGCGTCGACCGATGCCGCAGCCTCCGCAGGTCACCGGCCGCCGCGGAACGGCCTTCCACGCCTGGGTGGAGGAGCACTACGCGCGTGCCGGGCTGGTCGACATCCTCGAGATGCCCGGCAGCGCCGACGAGAACCGCGGCGACGCCGACCTCGCGCGCATGCAGGCGCAGTTCCTCGCCAGCGAGTGGGCCGAGCGGGTGCCGCTCGACGTCGAGCTCTCCCTCGAGACGATCATCGGTGGCCACGCGATCCGCGGTCGCGTCGACGCCGTCTTCGCGGATGAGGACGGGGAGGTGACCGTCGTGGACTGGAAGACGGGTCGTCCGCCCACCGGCCAGGAGGGCGTCGTGCGTGCCGTCCAGCTGTCGGCCTACCGGATCGCCTACGCCCGCTGGCGGGGGATCGACCCCGGTCGGGTGCACGGCGCGTTCTTCTACGCGGCCACGGGGGAGACGACCCGACCCGAGATGCTCGACGAGGACGCGATCGTCCGGTTCCTCGGTGCGGCGGTCACCTGACGACGGGGCGACGGTCATCTCCGCCCGACGAAGGGGGCAGACCCGCCGCCCACGTCCGTGGCCGGGGTGGTTCAGCGCCGAGGTCGCGGGGAGGGAGGGAGGACGTCGTCGCCGCCATCGTCGTTGATCGCGACGATCTCGGCGGTCTCGTGGTCGTCGCCACGGGCCCGGCTCGTGGGGGAGGCCGTCGGCGGAGCAGTGCCGTCGGGATCGCTGTCTGCGGCGTCACGGGCAGCCCTCGGCCCCGAATCGGTGGGCGACTCCACGGTGCCTTGATCGCTCGGGCCGGCGGTGTCCTGATCGCTCGGGTCGGCGGTGTCCTGATCGCTCGGGTCGGCGGTGTCCGACTCGGTGGGTCCCGACTCGCTCACGTCCGGCTCGTCGTCGGCAACGGGTGCCACCCGGGTCACCTGCGACGGGTGCTCGACCTGCACGACGTCGTCCTCCTCGTCCTCGCCCGTCCCGGCAGAGGCATCACGAACCTCGGCGGAGTCCGGCGACGAGCCCGCGCTCGTGCGGATGCCGACGGGCTGGGTGTCGGTCGAGGCACTCGCGGCACCGGTCGAGTCGCCCCACGGGCCGGATGGCGCGGAGGTCGAGGCGGCAGTCGTGGCGGTGGCTCCGGCCTCCTTCGCGGCCCGGTCCTGGGCTCGGGCCGCCTCGTCGTCCTCGCGGGCGGTCCGCTCGTCGAGGCGACGCAGCTGGGCGGCAGCCGCCTCGGCGCCCGCGTCGTCGCCCCCGCCGACGAGCGACATCATCGTGCGCACGAGCTGCATCTCACCGATGATCTCGGCCCGGCGGAGCAGGTGGCGGTCGGGACGCTCGACGCGCGTGTGGGCGTAGGCCTCCATCACGGTGTCGAAGGCCTGCGCGTCCAGGGCGGCCAGCAGCGGCGCGATGTCGTCGGCGGGGTCAGCCACCTGGGCGGACTCCCAGCCGAGGAAGGCCTTGACGTCCGGCCCCTCGCCGTCGTCCGGGGTCGCGAGGATCGTCCCGGTGGACAGGTCGCCATGCGTCGGGGTGCTCGTGAAGGTCCACAGCGTCTCGTCGTCGAGCACTCGCTCCCAGCGGCCCAGCAACCCGGTGGGCACCCGACCGGTGGCGGCGGCCCGATCCAGCTCGGCCAGGCGACGCGAGCGGTACCCGGCCGCGTCGTAGACCGGCACCCCGGCCTCCTCGTACAGGCTGGGGTCGAGGTTGTGCAGGTGGGCCAGGGCCCGCCCCAGGCCACGGGCCAGAGCAGACCCCGGCTCGATGCCCTCGAGGCCGACCAGGCGTCCGGTGAGGTAGGAGTGGACGGCGGCACGGCCCCCTTCGGGAAGTGCCACCCACCCCTTGACCGCCGGTACCGGCATCGTCAGGCGGCGGGCGAGCACGGCCAGCAGCGCTGCCGAGCGCTCGAGCTGTGCCGAGGCGGCGGGGGTGCGCGGGCAGCGGATCGCCCAGCGACGGTGCTCCCGGTCCTGGATGAAGGCGACCTCGAAGGCATCGGCCGGCCCGGAGGCCACGACGCCCTGGACCGTGTCGGGGTCGAGGCCGGGCACGGCGGCGCTGGCCAACGCAGCGAGGGTCAACGGTCCACGAGAGGTCACGGCCACCACCGTACGAGGGGAAGTGCCCGGATCGCGGGAGCAACGCCCGTCGGGGCGGGACGCACCTGTGCTCCGTAGGGTGGTGACGTGGACCACCAACCGTTGCGCGACCTGCCGATGACCACCTCGGACATCGACCGTGATGCCCCGTCGCGGTCCGACCCGGACCTGCTCGCGACGTTGCTGGCCGACCCCGCGACCCGGGTGGTCGAGCTGCGTGGAGGCCGCGCCTCCCAACGCCTCGACGGCGCCCTGCTGCGGCGCCCGCCGGAGCCGGCCGACGCCGACTCGCTCCTGCTCTACCTCGGTCGCCTCGACGGAGTCGCTCACCTCGCCGCGTGCCACCCGGAGACGCCGGGACCACCGGTGGACCGGGAGGAGCGACTGGACGCCGCCCCCTTCGTCGGGCTGCGAGAGGTCGCGACCGAGCTGTCCGCTGACGATGCCTCCCTCTTCGCCGCGGCACTCGGGCTGAGCAACTGGCACGCCCGCCACCGCTACTGCCCGCGCTGCGGTGCCGCGACGCAGATCGTCATGGGCGGGTGGGTGCGCCGGTGCCCGCACGACGGGTCCGAGCACTACCCGCGCACCGACCCAGCCGTGATCGTCGCCGTCACCGACGAGCAGGACCGGCTGCTGCTCGGCCGCAATGTCGGCTGGCCGGAGGGGCGTTTCTCGGTGCTCGCCGGCTTCGTCGAGCCGGGGGAGACCATCGCCGCTGCCGTCGCCCGGGAGGTCTTCGAGGAGACCGCGGTGGAGGTGACCGACATCGAGTTCGTCGCGGACCAGCCCTGGCCCTTCCCCGCCTCGCTGATGCTCGGGTGCCGGGCCCGCGCCACCACGACGGACGTGACCTGCCAGCCCGACGAGATCGCCGAGGCACGGTGGTTCACCCGGGAGGAGTTCCGGACGGAGGTCGCGGACGGACGCGTCAAGGCGGCTGGACGGCTCTCCATCGCGGCCCGCCTCGTCGAAGGGTGGCTCGGACGCCGGCTCGACGACCTCGGGTGAGGGCCGGGACCCGAGGGCAGCGCGCAGCGACGACCCTCGGATCCGCACAGCGGCAGGTCTTCGTACGGGTCGTCGGCGGCGAGCAGTCGCTCCGTGTCCACGCCGGACGGTGCTCGTCAGGGGTTTCGTGCGACCCGGGACGTCCCCTCGGTGTGGGACGAGCCACCGATTCCCTGGTGGTCGGTGCCCAGAGCGAAGGCGCGCTCCTCCGGGTCCGGGATGGCGCTCGTGACCATCCGGTCGAGGATCACCCGCTGGCGAACCACGGCGAAGCGGCGTTCCGGCGCTACATCGTGCTCCAGGTCCACGAGCATCGCCCGCAACCGTCGGGTGGTCTGTGCCGAGGTGATGCCGTAGCTGCGTACCTCGCTGACGCCGAGGCGCAGGAAGTCCTCCCAGGTGCGTGTCATGACCAGCAGGCGCCCCCGGCCGTCAGCGTCGAACCACGAGTCCCGCCACGTCGGGGCGCTGGTCCCGATACCGCTGAGCAGGGTGCCGATGTAGTTGATCATCTGGGTCGTTGACGGCGGGCGACAGCGCCCGGATCGCGATGTCGACGAGGATCCGCAGCGCGAACCCCGGGTCCTGGTCGAGCGTGCGTTCCTGACCCAGCGCGATCATCCCCCGGAGCGCCCGTGCGTCCCGCGTGCTGACGGGTCCGTAGACCTCCAGCAGGACGTCCCCGGCGGTCACGAAGCTGCCCATGGTGTGCGGCAGCACGCAGACGAGGTCCCGCTGCCCGGCCCGTTTGACGATCCCCTCCGCGTTCACGGCCTGCAGGGCCCCCGAGCGGAGCGCGCGCACTCGCAGGTCCGGCTCGACACCGGTGTCACCCGGGTGCGGGAACGATGCCGGGGCCGGAGGCTCCCTCTCCCACGCGTCGACGAGCGCCAGACCGGCTGCGGCCATGCTCGCGCCGACGGCCACGGGTCGCAGCATGTGCGCGAACCTGTTGAGGTAGATCAGCAGGATGATCAGGTCGGCGGTCACCCATGCCCCTGCCAACGTGACACCGAGGCTGGGCACCGAATCGGTTTCCACCTTCCGGAGCAGCGCATAGGCGAAGGTGAACGTCGCGGTGAACGCAGCCAGGGCCATCTTCTGCACACGATCGCGGTACCACAGCCGCATGAACCGTGCGGACAGGGCGCTCGTGGCCATCTGCACGACGAGGACCCCGATCGTCACCACCAACGAGATCAGCGCCACCATCGCGCCGGCGATGGCGGCCAGCACGCTGCTCGCCGTGCTCTCCGAATACGTCCACGCCTCCGGCAGGGAGATCCTCGTCTCCAGCCAGAGGCTGCCCTGGGTCAGCAACACGCCCGCGATCGCCCCCAGGAGCGGGACCACCCACAGGCTCTCCCGCACCTGCTGACGGACCAGGAAGGATGTCGACCACGAGATCACGGGCATCGCCTCACGGGTTGGGTGGATGGGCTTCCATCGAACAGCACCGCGTGCCGGGTCGCCTCATGTCGAGTGGGTGAAGACGCGGTGCCGGAGGGTCCGGATCGCGCCCGAGGAGCCCGGTGCGGGTGGCCGGACGATGGTCCTCCCGACGCCGTCATGGGCTGATGAGAGAGTGCAACGGTGATCCTTCCGGCCGACCACACCGCAGACGACATCCTCGATGCCCTCGACCCCGAGCAGCGCGAGGTCGCCGTCAACCCGAGCGGGCCGATGGTGGTACTCGCGGGTGCGGGGACGGGCAAGACCCGGGCGATCACCCATCGCATCGCCTACGGCGTGCGGGCCGGTGCCTACCAGTCCCAGCGTGTGCTCGCCGTGACGTTCACCGCCCGCGCCGCAGGGGAGATGCGCACCCGGTTGCGTGAGCTGGGTGTCGTCGGGGTGCAGGCGCGCACCTTCCACTCCGCCGCCCTCCGGCAGCTGCACTACTTCTGGCCGCAGGCGATCGGTGGGGCAGCCCCCGAGATCCTCGGCCACAAGGCGCCGGCCGTCGGTGAGGCCGCCGGCCGGGTCGGCATGCGGCTGAACCGGAGCGAGCTGCGCGACGTCGCTGCCGAGATCGAGTGGTCCAAGGTCTCGCTGCTCACCCCGGAGACCTACCCGGCCGCTGCGCGTCGGGCCGGGCGCGAGCCCCCGGGCATGGACCTCACGGCCATGGCGCGACTGATCTCCGCCTACGAGGACGTCAAGGGCGAGCGCGGGGTCATCGACTTCGAGGACGTGCTCCTGCTCACGGTGGGCATCCTCGAGGAGCGCGGCGACATCGCCCAGACGGTACGCAACCAGTACCGGCACTTCGTCGTCGACGAGTACCAGGACGTCAACGCCCTCCAGCAGCGGCTGCTCGACCTGTGGCTCGGCGACCGTGGGGACATCTGCGTCGTCGGCGACCCAGCCCAGACGATCTACTCCTTCACCGGGGCGACGCCGCAGCACCTTTTGCGCTTCACCGAGACCCACCCGGGGGCGGCCAGCGTGCGCCTCGTGCGCAACTACCGCTCGACCCCACAGGTCCTCGCGCTCGCCAACAAGCTGCTCACCGGCCCCTCCGGTCAGCGCCGTGGTGGCGCGGTCGAGCTCGTCGCGCAGCGCGATGCCGGTCCGCAGCCGGAGCTGACCGTCCTCGACGACGACCCGGCCGAGGCGGGGTGGGTCGCCGACCGGATCACCAAGCTCGTGGCCCAGGGCCGCCCGTTGCGCGAGATCGCCGTCCTCTTCCGCACCAACGGCCAGTCCGAGGCGCTCGAGGCAGCGCTCACCGATGCCGACGTGCCCTATCTCGTCAAGGGAGGCGAGCGCTTCTTCTCCCGCAAGGAGGTGCGTGAGGCGGTCCTGTTGCTGCGCGGTGCGGCGCGCACCGACGACGGGAGCAAGCCGCTGCCGCACCTCGTCGCCGATGTCCTCGGCGGGATGGGCTGGCACGAGGACGCACCCGCGAGCAGCGGCGCGGTCCGTGCCCGGTGGGAGTCGCTCAAGGCGCTCGTCGACCTGTCCGCTCGGCTCGAGGCAACGTCCCCGCAGGCGCGGTTGCCGGATCTCGTGCGCGACCTCGACGAGCGGATCGCCGCCCAGCACGCGCCGGCCGTCGAGGGCGTCACTCTCGCCTCCCTGCACGCGGCGAAGGGTCTGGAGTGGGACGTCGTCTTCCTCGCCGGCTGCTCCGACGGGTTGCTGCCGATCATGATGGCCGACGGGCCGGACGAGATCGAGGAGGAGCGGCGCCTGATGTACGTCGGCGTCACCCGGGCCCGCGAGGTGCTGCACCTCTCGTGGTCACGGGCCCGCACTCCCGGGGCGAAGGGGACGCGGCGGGTCACGCGCTTCCTCGACCAGGCGTCGGGGATCCTCGGTGAGGGCGCTCGGTCGACGCCGAAGCGCGCCTCCGGCTCACGCGGTTCCCGCAAGCCCACATCCTCGCGTCCGCGGGTGTGCAAGGGGTGCGGCACCGAACTGGCCACCGCCAAGGAGCGGGCCTCCGGTCGGTGCCCGAGTTGTCCGCCGACCTACGACGAGGCGACCTTCGAGCGGCTGCGCTCCTGGCGGCTGACGATTTCCAAGGCGGCATCCGTGCCCGCCTTCGTCGTCTTCACCGACGCCACGCTCGAGGCGATCGCCGAGGCCGAGCCCGCCGGCCAGCGCGAGCTCGCCGCGATCAGTGGCGTCGGCCCCCGCAAGCTGACGCTCTACGCCGATCAGGTGCTCGCCGTCATCGGCGGTGCCGATCCGGACGAGGTGGCCGAGGCCGCCGTCGGCGAGCCCGAGGCCTGAGCACGCGTTCCGCCCGGCTCGCGTGAGTTCCGGACTCCGGTGCGGCAGTGGATTGTCGGGTCACCCGAGAAACTCGTGAGGCGGCGCTCAGTTCGGGACGTTCTCGGCGGAGAAGTCGGGCGGCGATTAAACCGGTGGCGCACGCCCACGATGTGCTCTAGGTTGTTTTCTGTCAGTCGGGAGCGTCCCACGCTCCTGAGGAGCGCACCGCACGAGAGGAGGGCAGGAGTCATGGAGAACATCACGATGATCACCACGGCATTCGACGCTGCCCTCGCGAGCGCCACCGATCACGTCCTCGGTGGTACCGCCGGCGTCGTGTCCGTTCGTGACCGCATCCGCGGCATCGAGCCGACCGCTGCCTTCGTGTCGGATCCGCGCCCTGCTGGACCTTTCGTCTAGACGACGAACCTCTCGGTCCTCTTCGTCAGGCCGCGGCATCCCACACCCGGGATCCGCGGCCTTTGTCGTGCCCCACCGCTGACCAGCACCCGCCACGCGTTCACCAAGGAGGCCCCGACGTGACGATCATGACCACCAGAGCGAGACCGTCGACCCCGTGCCAGGCCGAAGAGCCCGAGATCTGGTTCGCCGAGACCCCCGCAGGCGTCGAGTACGCCAAGGAGCTCTGCGGCGACTGCCCCTTCCGCACCATCTGCCTCGAAGGCGCCCTCGAGCGTCGCGAGCCGTGGGGCGTCTGGGGCGGCGAGCTCTTCCACGACGGCCGCGTCATCCCCCGCAAGCGGCCCCGCGGCCGTCCCCGAAAGCACCCGATCCCCGCCTGAGCGAGATCCTGGGAGGAGGAACCACCATGAAGTACCTGAAGATGCCCCGGCTGCGCTTCACCGACCAGCCGCTGGAGTACGTCCCTGACGTCCAGGAGCACCTGCTGCGCCAGCAGCGGGAGGTCCCCCGTCCCGCTCACCTCGGCGTCCGATGAGGACCGTGACCGTCCGAGCAGACGAGGACAGGTAGGCCCCACCCGGATTCGGGTGGGGCCTACCTGTCTCAGGGGATGACGAGCTCGGTGTCGCGCGCGTCGGTGATTGCCATCATCCCGGGCGCGTGGCCGATGGCGAAGGGGGGAGCGGACGCCATGATCGCCGCCTGCGGGGTCACTCCGCAGGCCCAGAAGACGGGCAGCTCCCCGTCGCGCACCTCGACCGGGTCGCCGAAGTCAGGACGCGAGAGGTCCGGGATGCCCAGTGCCGCAGGGTCGCCCACGTGCACGGGGGCGCCGTGCACCGCCGGGTAGCGGGAGGTCACCCGCACCGCCGTCGGGACGAGGGCAGCGGGCACCGGGCGCATGGACACCACGAGGGGACCGTGCAGCGACCCGGCCGGGCGGCACTCCCGGTCGGTCCGGTACATCGCGACGTTGGTGCCGTTGTCCGCGTGCCGCAGGCCAACTCCTGCCTCGACCAGGGCCGCCTCGAAGGTGAAGCTGCACCCGATGAGGAAGGCCACGAGGTCCTCACGCCACACGTCGGCCACGTCGACCCGGTCGGCGAGGTGCCGTCCGTGC
The DNA window shown above is from Janibacter sp. A1S7 and carries:
- a CDS encoding DUF2254 family protein encodes the protein MPVISWSTSFLVRQQVRESLWVVPLLGAIAGVLLTQGSLWLETRISLPEAWTYSESTASSVLAAIAGAMVALISLVVTIGVLVVQMATSALSARFMRLWYRDRVQKMALAAFTATFTFAYALLRKVETDSVPSLGVTLAGAWVTADLIILLIYLNRFAHMLRPVAVGASMAAAGLALVDAWEREPPAPASFPHPGDTGVEPDLRVRALRSGALQAVNAEGIVKRAGQRDLVCVLPHTMGSFVTAGDVLLEVYGPVSTRDARALRGMIALGQERTLDQDPGFALRILVDIAIRALSPAVNDPDDQLHRHPAQRYRDQRPDVAGLVVRR
- a CDS encoding WhiB family transcriptional regulator, producing the protein MTTRARPSTPCQAEEPEIWFAETPAGVEYAKELCGDCPFRTICLEGALERREPWGVWGGELFHDGRVIPRKRPRGRPRKHPIPA
- a CDS encoding ATP-dependent helicase, with product MTRSPRIGAVELARALGQEHPPTHEQREIIEAPLEPLLVVAGAGSGKTETMTARVVWLVANDLVAPEEVLGLTFTRKAAGELAERVVRRLATLEQTGVWTPPQGVEADALGGTPTISTYHSYAGRLVREGALRLGYEKDSRLLSEAASWQLAHEVVLAWDGPMEEIDKVESTVTNAIISLAGEMAEHLCTPQDIEDFARRALAHLEGVAASDKDFTKDYRGKVLTPMAEQRLILPIVERYRQIKRERSVMDFADQMALAAALASRFPDIGQAERDRFRVILLDEFQDTSEAQLVLMRELFAPAEGTPAAVTAVGDPHQSIYAWRGASATTLENFPRFFATTGAQAPVRHLSTSWRNDETILEVANVVAGPLGATSGVPVTSLRPRPGAGRGQVQAVRAETAHDEAGQVADWIQIRRGAGDGGASRRSAAVLCRKRSQFTLIAEALAVRNIPHEVVGLGGLLLTPEVADVISLLTIVQDPARGDRLMRLLTGAPGLLGPADLDGFGAWARHLGKQAVAGSCEAGAADAGVPPGPDDVVTIVDALDQLPEPGWLGESGQSISAAALQRLQHIGAMVSRLRRGAGMPLPDLVGEAERELGVDVEVLSRPGWSPAAARAHLDAFADVAAQFAASADRPTLGGFIDWIEAAVEQERGLEAPVVEPTKDAVQILTCHAAKGLEWDVVAVPGLSEGVFPAHASRSSFKEGTWTLGQVNESGWISGLDGVPYPLRGDRDGLPHLDLSLGETKPLQEELKRYRAAGGEHGLLEERRLAYVACTRARSQLLLGSWVWGATGQQPRLPSRFLDEMRTTGVVETLDWAEMPETKDVRNPALEVARQVMWPVDEQAPEHPHLAAAADGMGSETQVDLGADPLDEQMRILLEERERRRRARGEDAHVELPAHLSTSQLVSLARDPEAFALDLRRPMPQPPQVTGRRGTAFHAWVEEHYARAGLVDILEMPGSADENRGDADLARMQAQFLASEWAERVPLDVELSLETIIGGHAIRGRVDAVFADEDGEVTVVDWKTGRPPTGQEGVVRAVQLSAYRIAYARWRGIDPGRVHGAFFYAATGETTRPEMLDEDAIVRFLGAAVT
- a CDS encoding phosphotransferase, which encodes MTSRGPLTLAALASAAVPGLDPDTVQGVVASGPADAFEVAFIQDREHRRWAIRCPRTPAASAQLERSAALLAVLARRLTMPVPAVKGWVALPEGGRAAVHSYLTGRLVGLEGIEPGSALARGLGRALAHLHNLDPSLYEEAGVPVYDAAGYRSRRLAELDRAAATGRVPTGLLGRWERVLDDETLWTFTSTPTHGDLSTGTILATPDDGEGPDVKAFLGWESAQVADPADDIAPLLAALDAQAFDTVMEAYAHTRVERPDRHLLRRAEIIGEMQLVRTMMSLVGGGDDAGAEAAAAQLRRLDERTAREDDEAARAQDRAAKEAGATATTAASTSAPSGPWGDSTGAASASTDTQPVGIRTSAGSSPDSAEVRDASAGTGEDEEDDVVQVEHPSQVTRVAPVADDEPDVSESGPTESDTADPSDQDTADPSDQDTAGPSDQGTVESPTDSGPRAARDAADSDPDGTAPPTASPTSRARGDDHETAEIVAINDDGGDDVLPPSPRPRR
- the nudC gene encoding NAD(+) diphosphatase, with translation MDHQPLRDLPMTTSDIDRDAPSRSDPDLLATLLADPATRVVELRGGRASQRLDGALLRRPPEPADADSLLLYLGRLDGVAHLAACHPETPGPPVDREERLDAAPFVGLREVATELSADDASLFAAALGLSNWHARHRYCPRCGAATQIVMGGWVRRCPHDGSEHYPRTDPAVIVAVTDEQDRLLLGRNVGWPEGRFSVLAGFVEPGETIAAAVAREVFEETAVEVTDIEFVADQPWPFPASLMLGCRARATTTDVTCQPDEIAEARWFTREEFRTEVADGRVKAAGRLSIAARLVEGWLGRRLDDLG
- a CDS encoding ATP-dependent DNA helicase UvrD2, giving the protein MILPADHTADDILDALDPEQREVAVNPSGPMVVLAGAGTGKTRAITHRIAYGVRAGAYQSQRVLAVTFTARAAGEMRTRLRELGVVGVQARTFHSAALRQLHYFWPQAIGGAAPEILGHKAPAVGEAAGRVGMRLNRSELRDVAAEIEWSKVSLLTPETYPAAARRAGREPPGMDLTAMARLISAYEDVKGERGVIDFEDVLLLTVGILEERGDIAQTVRNQYRHFVVDEYQDVNALQQRLLDLWLGDRGDICVVGDPAQTIYSFTGATPQHLLRFTETHPGAASVRLVRNYRSTPQVLALANKLLTGPSGQRRGGAVELVAQRDAGPQPELTVLDDDPAEAGWVADRITKLVAQGRPLREIAVLFRTNGQSEALEAALTDADVPYLVKGGERFFSRKEVREAVLLLRGAARTDDGSKPLPHLVADVLGGMGWHEDAPASSGAVRARWESLKALVDLSARLEATSPQARLPDLVRDLDERIAAQHAPAVEGVTLASLHAAKGLEWDVVFLAGCSDGLLPIMMADGPDEIEEERRLMYVGVTRAREVLHLSWSRARTPGAKGTRRVTRFLDQASGILGEGARSTPKRASGSRGSRKPTSSRPRVCKGCGTELATAKERASGRCPSCPPTYDEATFERLRSWRLTISKAASVPAFVVFTDATLEAIAEAEPAGQRELAAISGVGPRKLTLYADQVLAVIGGADPDEVAEAAVGEPEA